In Psychrobacter immobilis, a single genomic region encodes these proteins:
- a CDS encoding TusE/DsrC/DsvC family sulfur relay protein, producing MNNDNTINHDITNHDITAAINVELDQDGHLCDHNIWTPDVAQQLADTLEVHLETEHLQILQQVRAFFTQFNHAPATRPLIKWLQKTLPEHDISNQKLQQLFNTGLVARHVNRLAGLPKPPNCL from the coding sequence ATGAATAACGATAATACGATTAATCATGATATAACCAATCATGATATAACAGCGGCAATCAACGTTGAATTGGATCAAGACGGTCATTTATGTGACCATAATATCTGGACCCCTGATGTCGCTCAGCAATTGGCCGACACTCTAGAGGTGCATCTAGAAACTGAGCATTTACAAATTTTACAACAGGTACGGGCATTTTTTACTCAGTTTAATCACGCACCAGCCACGCGCCCACTGATTAAATGGTTACAGAAAACCTTGCCAGAGCATGATATCAGCAATCAGAAACTACAGCAGTTATTCAACACTGGCTTGGTTGCCCGCCATGTCAATCGCCTTGCCGGTCTGCCCAAACCACCCAACTGCTTATAA
- the tusD gene encoding sulfurtransferase complex subunit TusD: protein MTTMTPLLLITADPSHPLAHLALRYARAYLKNAANSKDTNDNATLDNITLNVFFYGDAANTANDLRWQSADQINLTKEWQTLAEQFQLALPVCVSTALSRGISDTDNSKRHQLNGDNLATGFSLIGLSELAMMMQGDCRLMQF from the coding sequence ATGACAACCATGACCCCATTGCTTCTGATTACTGCTGATCCTAGCCACCCACTTGCCCATTTAGCGCTACGTTATGCACGCGCTTATCTCAAAAATGCCGCCAATAGTAAAGATACCAATGACAATGCCACCTTAGATAATATCACCTTAAACGTATTTTTTTATGGCGATGCGGCTAATACTGCCAATGATCTACGCTGGCAGTCGGCGGATCAAATTAATTTGACCAAAGAGTGGCAAACGCTCGCTGAGCAGTTCCAGTTAGCGCTGCCTGTCTGTGTCAGTACTGCACTCAGTCGCGGCATTAGCGACACGGATAACAGCAAACGCCATCAACTTAATGGTGACAACCTTGCCACTGGCTTTTCACTGATCGGACTGAGTGAGCTGGCGATGATGATGCAAGGCGACTGTCGTTTGATGCAGTTTTGA